Proteins from a genomic interval of Euwallacea fornicatus isolate EFF26 chromosome 1, ASM4011564v1, whole genome shotgun sequence:
- the LOC136350751 gene encoding germ cell nuclear acidic protein-like has product MMHIKRCQPSSVCVFSSSEFKYKTIMRVHKILLIAMGILAVECYYVETEEPNEDYSTESSTTDADNTETDTTEADATERGVVVGRNSGVEDGVKWYCPPHGGPDPVVLPDDENDDNDDDNNNDDDNNDDDNNDDDNDDNDDDDNNDADDNNDDDDNNDDDNGNSNSSTTTTGP; this is encoded by the exons ATGATGCATATAAAAAGGTGCCAGCCTTCCTCAGTGTGCGTTTTTTCCTCAAGTGAATTTAAGTACAAAACCATCATGAGG GTTCATAAAATTCTATTAATCGCAATGGGAATACTGGCAGTAGAAT GTTACTATGTAGAAACTGAAGAACCGAATGAAGATTACTCTACTGAGTCTAGTACTACTGACGCTGACAATACTGAAACCGATACAACTGAAGCTGATGCCACAGAAAGGGGAGTTGTGGTGGGACGAAATAGCGGAGTGGAAGATGGGGTGAAGTGGTATTGTCCTCCTCATGGAGGTCCTGACCCTGTGGTATTGCCTGATGATGAAaatgatgataatgatgatgataataataacgatgatgataataatgatgatgataataatgatgatgataatgatgataatgatgatgatgataataatgatgctgatgataataatgatgatgatgataataatgatgatgataatgGTAATAGTAATTCTTCGACAACTACTACT gGACCCTAA